From a region of the uncultured Desulfatiglans sp. genome:
- a CDS encoding hypothetical protein (Evidence 5 : Unknown function) has translation MHVHLQPVGRLFGISGWARPYVPAVTQGVSFGGHRRLLAQKRRQADRISSFVGLFPKGCMLLRRESNKGEIR, from the coding sequence ATGCATGTTCATCTGCAGCCGGTCGGGCGGCTTTTCGGTATTTCCGGGTGGGCTCGGCCTTATGTTCCTGCGGTTACACAGGGTGTGTCCTTCGGCGGACACCGCCGTCTGCTTGCACAGAAACGGCGGCAGGCTGACAGGATTTCCAGCTTCGTCGGTCTTTTCCCGAAGGGGTGCATGCTTCTCAGGCGAGAATCGAACAAAGGAGAGATTCGATGA
- the porG gene encoding Pyruvate/ketoisovalerate oxidoreductases common subunit gamma (Includes: Pyruvate synthase subunit PorC; Ketoisovalerate oxidoreductase subunit VorC), giving the protein MIEMRFHGRGGQGAVTSAELLARTAIHLGRYAQAFPSFGPERRGAPVVAFCRIDDRPIRLRTNVNHPDLVLVLDPSILRLVDVTAGLKEDGVIVSNTRYTGMEIRVELGILHAIATVDATRIALEELGVPITNTTMLGALLKADEIFPPAELTEALRARFGRVSEKNIQALIRAYEETQVLPSAFSRKEARHG; this is encoded by the coding sequence ATGATCGAGATGCGTTTTCACGGCCGGGGCGGGCAGGGGGCGGTCACCTCGGCGGAGTTGCTGGCTCGGACGGCCATCCATCTCGGGCGGTATGCCCAGGCCTTCCCGAGCTTCGGCCCCGAACGAAGAGGTGCACCGGTGGTGGCCTTTTGCCGGATCGACGACAGGCCGATCCGTTTACGGACCAATGTGAACCACCCCGATCTGGTCCTGGTGCTGGACCCGTCGATCCTTCGTCTGGTGGACGTCACCGCCGGGCTCAAAGAAGACGGGGTGATCGTGAGCAATACGCGCTACACGGGCATGGAGATCCGGGTGGAGCTGGGCATCCTGCATGCGATCGCCACGGTCGATGCCACGCGGATCGCCCTCGAAGAACTGGGGGTTCCCATCACCAACACCACCATGCTGGGGGCTTTGTTGAAGGCCGATGAGATTTTTCCGCCGGCGGAGCTGACCGAAGCCCTCAGGGCGCGCTTCGGCCGGGTGTCGGAGAAAAACATCCAGGCCCTGATACGCGCCTACGAGGAAACGCAGGTGCTGCCGTCGGCCTTTTCTCGGAAGGAGGCCCGCCATGGTTGA
- the porD gene encoding Pyruvate synthase subunit PorD — protein sequence MVESERDLRCGDLEVGCVVREPGNARFYRTGDWRSFRPVVDRAKCIGCGVCYLFCPDMAIRRREDGTFEADLYYCKGCGICAAECFTGCIQMVPEEE from the coding sequence ATGGTTGAATCGGAGAGGGATCTTCGCTGCGGGGATCTGGAAGTGGGGTGCGTCGTGCGCGAGCCGGGCAACGCGCGCTTCTACAGGACGGGGGACTGGCGCTCCTTCCGGCCGGTGGTGGACCGGGCGAAGTGCATCGGCTGCGGCGTTTGTTACCTGTTCTGTCCGGACATGGCGATCCGCAGGCGGGAGGACGGGACGTTCGAGGCCGACCTCTATTACTGCAAGGGATGCGGGATCTGCGCCGCGGAATGTTTCACCGGGTGTATCCAGATGGTACCGGAGGAGGAATGA
- the porA gene encoding Pyruvate synthase subunit PorA: MGKRVGIEVSIAAADAVAMADVDVVAAYPITPQTHIVEHLSELVADGQLTAEFIPVESEHSAMSVCCGSSAAGARTFTCTSSQGLALMNEILFIVPSMRLPVVMILANRSLSGPLSIWNDHTDVMSVRDCGWVQLFVENGQEVFDHVLFAFRVAEARSVSLPVMINMDGFILTHVIEPITYWDKEAVERYLPLFEPVNRLDPDRPMTMGAFAMPGIYTEAKKVQNDALIAAMPEMIEAWEEMGELTGRHYRPVETYAAEGAETVFITMGSIGETVSMAVDRLRGQGYAVGLVKLRLWRPFPFDALREALKGVRRIIVIDRAVSFGGPGGPVAAEIRSALYGVEPRPAVVNMISGLAGRDVTPEDYIAMYETAMAGDHFKPEDYVVFGARE, encoded by the coding sequence ATGGGCAAGCGGGTCGGTATCGAGGTATCCATTGCGGCGGCGGATGCCGTTGCAATGGCCGATGTGGATGTCGTGGCGGCTTATCCGATCACGCCGCAGACCCATATTGTCGAGCACCTCTCGGAGCTCGTGGCCGATGGGCAGTTGACGGCCGAGTTCATCCCGGTCGAGTCGGAGCACTCGGCGATGAGCGTCTGCTGCGGTTCTTCCGCAGCGGGCGCGCGCACGTTCACCTGCACGAGTTCCCAAGGACTCGCCCTGATGAACGAGATCCTTTTCATCGTCCCCTCCATGCGTCTGCCGGTTGTCATGATCCTGGCCAACCGGTCTCTTTCAGGCCCGCTCAGCATCTGGAACGACCACACGGACGTGATGTCGGTGCGCGACTGCGGTTGGGTGCAGCTCTTCGTGGAAAACGGCCAGGAAGTCTTTGACCATGTCCTGTTTGCGTTCCGGGTGGCTGAAGCGCGCAGCGTCTCCCTGCCGGTCATGATCAATATGGACGGGTTCATCCTGACTCACGTCATCGAGCCCATTACTTACTGGGACAAGGAGGCGGTCGAGCGCTACCTGCCCCTGTTCGAGCCCGTCAACCGTCTGGACCCGGACCGTCCGATGACGATGGGCGCCTTTGCCATGCCGGGGATCTATACGGAGGCCAAGAAGGTCCAGAACGACGCCCTGATCGCTGCCATGCCGGAGATGATCGAGGCCTGGGAGGAGATGGGGGAGTTGACCGGAAGGCACTACAGGCCGGTGGAAACCTATGCGGCTGAAGGTGCGGAAACGGTCTTCATCACGATGGGGAGCATCGGGGAGACCGTCTCTATGGCTGTGGACCGGCTTCGCGGGCAAGGATACGCAGTCGGTCTGGTCAAGTTGCGGCTGTGGAGGCCTTTTCCGTTCGATGCCCTTCGGGAAGCCCTAAAGGGTGTTCGCCGGATCATTGTCATCGACCGGGCGGTTTCGTTCGGGGGCCCGGGGGGACCGGTTGCGGCGGAGATCCGAAGCGCCCTTTACGGGGTGGAGCCGAGGCCGGCGGTTGTGAATATGATCAGCGGCCTGGCCGGCCGGGATGTCACGCCTGAGGATTATATCGCCATGTACGAGACCGCCATGGCAGGGGACCATTTCAAACCGGAGGACTATGTCGTCTTCGGAGCGAGGGAATGA
- the porB gene encoding Pyruvate synthase subunit PorB: MMEALNVYASRLVTQKEYFTPGHRACQGCAEALAVRLVAKALGRNVIVASATGCMEIISSPFPFTNWEVPWIHVAFENTSAVLSGVESAYRVLVRKGRIADKHPVFLGMGGDGGTADIGLQALSGAFERGHDFVYVCYDNEAYMNTGIQRSSSTPFGAATTTSPAGRIKAGQVTRKKNMVEIAVAHGIPYAATACPSYPFDLMEKIRKAARTPGPAYVHILSICPTGWRIPTDQSIHIGRLAVETGVFPLYEVVDGRYRMTCEAEPLRPVEAYLKPQGRFRHLTPELTALIQDDVDREYAKLKEKTRR, translated from the coding sequence ATGATGGAAGCCTTGAATGTCTATGCCTCACGGCTAGTTACGCAAAAGGAGTATTTCACCCCCGGGCACCGCGCCTGCCAGGGGTGCGCCGAGGCTCTGGCGGTGCGGCTGGTGGCCAAGGCCCTGGGGCGAAATGTGATTGTAGCCAGTGCGACGGGATGCATGGAGATCATCTCCTCTCCCTTTCCCTTTACGAACTGGGAGGTTCCCTGGATACACGTGGCCTTCGAGAATACGTCCGCGGTCCTGTCCGGCGTCGAATCAGCCTACCGGGTGCTTGTCAGGAAGGGCAGAATTGCGGATAAGCACCCTGTTTTTCTGGGGATGGGCGGGGATGGCGGCACAGCCGACATCGGACTGCAGGCCTTGTCCGGCGCCTTCGAGCGCGGCCATGACTTCGTCTATGTCTGCTATGACAACGAGGCCTACATGAACACGGGCATTCAGCGCTCCTCCTCGACGCCTTTCGGCGCGGCCACCACCACGTCGCCGGCCGGGAGGATCAAGGCCGGACAGGTCACCCGGAAGAAGAACATGGTGGAAATCGCGGTGGCGCACGGGATTCCCTATGCGGCGACGGCCTGCCCGAGCTACCCGTTCGACCTCATGGAAAAGATCCGGAAGGCCGCGAGGACCCCCGGGCCGGCCTATGTGCACATCCTTTCCATCTGCCCGACGGGATGGCGGATTCCAACGGACCAGTCGATTCACATCGGTCGGCTGGCGGTGGAAACCGGCGTTTTTCCCCTTTACGAAGTGGTGGACGGGAGATACCGCATGACCTGTGAGGCCGAGCCTCTGAGGCCCGTCGAGGCATATCTGAAGCCGCAGGGGCGTTTCCGGCATCTGACCCCCGAGTTGACGGCCCTGATCCAGGATGACGTCGACAGGGAATACGCGAAACTCAAAGAGAAAACCAGGCGTTGA
- the nuoE gene encoding NADH-quinone oxidoreductase subunit E 2: protein MRTIVMESKIREICERYEADRCFLVPILQDVQQALNYLPRAALEQVGVELGIPLSRVYEVATFYRAFSLQPRGRTHLSLCTGTACHVRGAPLVREHLERRLGIRAGETTPDLAYTFETVNCLGACALGPILTVNGEYHGHITMAKADKILKKMEKGVETDEQD from the coding sequence TTGAGGACCATCGTGATGGAGTCGAAGATAAGGGAGATCTGCGAGAGATACGAGGCGGACCGGTGTTTTCTGGTCCCCATCCTTCAGGACGTGCAGCAGGCGTTGAACTACCTCCCCCGCGCCGCTCTCGAACAGGTGGGTGTTGAACTGGGAATCCCCCTGAGCCGGGTGTACGAGGTGGCTACCTTCTACCGGGCCTTCAGCCTGCAGCCGAGAGGTCGTACCCACCTCAGTCTGTGCACCGGCACCGCCTGCCATGTCAGGGGCGCGCCTCTCGTGCGGGAGCACCTGGAGCGGCGGCTGGGGATCCGTGCGGGGGAGACCACACCGGACCTGGCCTACACCTTCGAGACCGTCAATTGCCTGGGGGCGTGCGCTCTCGGCCCGATCCTGACGGTGAACGGGGAATACCACGGCCACATCACCATGGCAAAGGCCGATAAAATATTGAAAAAGATGGAAAAAGGGGTTGAGACGGATGAACAGGATTGA
- a CDS encoding (Fe) hydrogenase, HymB subunit, putative (fragment): MNRIDSPAALQTLRDEIRSARDPERPCITICAGSGCLAYGTRDLVYHFREEIGRHGLEGLVELRTSGCHGFCERGPMAVIDPQRIYYQRIGLEDAREIIEKTILGGEIIDRLLYEDPLTGQRIVRVDDVPFYKKQLRVVFGGNGTIDPEKIEDYIGIGGYEALAKVLSAMKPEEVVRQVSEAGLRGRGGGGFPAGRKWAATRQAAGSPKYVICNADEGDPGAYMDRSLLEGNPHSVLEGMIIGAYAVGAGLGYVYVRNEYPLAVRNISQAVGKARECGLLGADILGSGFGFDVLITRGGGAFVCGESSALFASIEGRAGEPRAKYVHATDKGLFDRPTCLNNVETWANVPLIINNGVEWFKGIGTEASLPTRENTLVPVLASVPIISNHSKKVYGISHHV, encoded by the coding sequence ATGAACAGGATTGATTCGCCGGCAGCATTGCAGACCCTCCGGGACGAGATTCGGTCTGCCAGGGACCCGGAGCGGCCCTGCATCACGATCTGCGCCGGGAGCGGCTGTCTGGCCTATGGAACCAGGGACCTGGTATACCATTTCAGGGAGGAGATCGGGCGGCATGGCCTCGAAGGGCTGGTCGAGCTGCGCACGTCGGGATGCCACGGCTTTTGCGAACGGGGTCCGATGGCCGTCATCGACCCGCAACGGATCTACTACCAGCGCATCGGCCTCGAAGATGCCCGTGAAATCATCGAAAAGACGATTCTGGGCGGCGAAATCATCGATCGGCTGCTCTACGAGGATCCGCTGACCGGTCAACGAATCGTCCGCGTCGATGACGTGCCGTTCTACAAGAAACAGCTCCGCGTTGTATTCGGCGGCAACGGCACGATCGACCCGGAGAAGATCGAAGACTATATCGGCATCGGGGGCTATGAAGCGCTCGCCAAGGTCCTTTCGGCGATGAAGCCGGAGGAGGTCGTTCGGCAGGTCAGCGAGGCCGGCCTGCGCGGGCGCGGGGGCGGGGGGTTCCCGGCCGGCCGAAAGTGGGCCGCCACCCGCCAGGCGGCGGGTTCACCCAAATATGTCATCTGCAATGCGGACGAGGGGGATCCGGGGGCCTACATGGACCGAAGCCTTCTCGAAGGGAACCCGCATTCCGTTCTGGAGGGGATGATCATCGGCGCTTACGCGGTGGGTGCGGGCCTTGGCTATGTCTATGTGCGCAACGAATATCCGTTGGCCGTTCGGAACATATCCCAAGCCGTGGGCAAGGCCCGGGAGTGCGGCCTCCTGGGTGCGGATATCCTGGGCAGCGGGTTTGGCTTCGACGTGCTGATCACCCGCGGGGGCGGGGCGTTCGTCTGCGGCGAGTCCTCGGCCCTTTTCGCCTCCATCGAAGGGCGGGCGGGCGAGCCGCGGGCGAAATATGTGCACGCGACCGATAAAGGCCTTTTTGACCGTCCGACGTGTCTGAACAACGTGGAGACATGGGCCAATGTACCCCTTATCATCAATAACGGCGTTGAGTGGTTCAAAGGTATCGGCACGGAAGCAAGTTTGCCGACCAGGGAGAATACCTTGGTGCCGGTGCTTGCTTCTGTCCCAATAATATCGAACCACTCAAAAAAGGTATATGGGATAAGCCATCATGTCTGA
- a CDS encoding NADP-reducing hydrogenase subunit HndC (fragment): METWANVPLIIRNGVSWYRNIGTAGSKGTKIFSLVGKINNTGLVEVPMGTTLREIIFDIGGGIPGGRRFKAVQTGGPSGGCIPEQFLDMAVDFDALTEIGSMMGSGGMIVMDERTCMVDVAKYFLKFLEEESCGKCTPCREGILQMRRILDRITEGEGKMDDLETLTWMGAAIKDGALCALGQSAPNPVLTTLRYFREEYEAHIRDKRCPAGVCKALISYVVDSEACTGCHVCARVCPSGAVDGEKKEVHRIDAAKCIRCGACYEACKFDAIKII; the protein is encoded by the coding sequence GTGGAGACCTGGGCGAACGTCCCCCTGATCATCCGCAACGGCGTTTCATGGTATCGGAACATCGGCACGGCCGGGAGCAAGGGAACGAAGATCTTTTCGCTCGTGGGGAAGATCAACAACACGGGCCTCGTCGAGGTGCCCATGGGCACGACCCTCCGGGAGATCATCTTCGATATCGGCGGGGGGATCCCGGGCGGCCGCCGCTTCAAGGCCGTCCAGACAGGCGGGCCTTCCGGCGGATGCATCCCCGAACAGTTTCTGGACATGGCGGTCGATTTCGATGCCCTGACCGAGATCGGTTCCATGATGGGGTCGGGCGGGATGATCGTCATGGATGAACGGACCTGCATGGTGGATGTGGCCAAGTACTTTTTGAAATTCCTCGAGGAGGAATCCTGCGGCAAGTGTACGCCCTGCCGGGAGGGGATCCTGCAGATGCGGCGCATCCTCGATCGGATCACCGAGGGCGAGGGGAAGATGGATGACCTCGAGACGCTCACCTGGATGGGGGCCGCGATAAAGGACGGGGCCCTCTGTGCCCTGGGGCAGTCCGCGCCTAACCCTGTGCTCACGACGCTGCGTTATTTCCGGGAGGAATACGAGGCGCACATCCGCGACAAGCGCTGTCCGGCCGGGGTGTGCAAGGCCCTGATTTCCTACGTCGTTGACAGCGAGGCGTGCACCGGCTGCCACGTCTGCGCGAGGGTCTGCCCGAGCGGCGCCGTTGACGGCGAAAAGAAGGAAGTCCACCGGATCGATGCGGCGAAATGCATCCGCTGCGGGGCGTGTTACGAGGCATGCAAGTTCGATGCGATCAAAATCATCTGA
- a CDS encoding Ferredoxin, which yields MTEVITVTIDGRKIQAAPHTTILEAARGAHIDIPTLCYNESLTPYGACRLCMVEITEGKRTRLVASCIYEISEGLVVETDTPRVKNVRRLVMELLLARNPKHPALLAMASRVGVSSSRFPAEVKGCILCGQCVRACREVVGVSAIGFAGRGVHRKVTTPFGEAPPDCIACGSCAYVCPVDVIRMEQNDGVRRIWNTDFEMVRCEDTGRYIAPKKQLEYVSRITGLSVEHLAARHCR from the coding sequence ATGACGGAAGTGATCACTGTGACGATCGATGGTCGGAAGATCCAGGCCGCCCCCCATACGACGATCCTGGAAGCGGCACGCGGAGCCCATATCGACATCCCGACCCTGTGTTACAACGAGTCGTTGACGCCTTACGGGGCCTGCCGTCTGTGCATGGTCGAAATCACCGAGGGGAAGCGCACCCGCCTGGTCGCCTCTTGTATCTACGAGATCTCCGAAGGGCTGGTGGTCGAAACGGATACCCCGCGCGTGAAGAACGTGCGCAGGCTGGTTATGGAGCTCCTGCTGGCGCGCAACCCCAAACACCCGGCGCTGCTTGCCATGGCGTCGCGAGTGGGGGTCTCCTCCTCGCGCTTCCCGGCCGAGGTGAAAGGATGCATCCTTTGCGGCCAGTGTGTCAGGGCCTGCCGTGAGGTCGTAGGCGTCTCCGCCATCGGGTTTGCAGGCAGGGGGGTGCACCGCAAGGTGACGACGCCGTTCGGTGAAGCGCCGCCGGACTGCATCGCATGCGGTTCGTGTGCGTATGTCTGTCCGGTGGATGTGATCCGCATGGAGCAAAATGACGGCGTTCGGAGGATATGGAATACGGACTTCGAGATGGTCCGGTGCGAAGACACCGGGCGGTATATCGCACCGAAAAAACAGCTGGAGTACGTTTCCAGGATAACCGGGCTTTCCGTGGAGCATCTGGCGGCCCGACACTGCAGGTGA
- a CDS encoding conserved hypothetical protein (Evidence 4 : Unknown function but conserved in other organisms), which produces MPIAFKRIKDCMRLKNPFKGFSMDEIPFEIRWDPLTGHSTRIFDLPYRPIQRPDFDELVRRSLEAPCPFCPESVAASTPLYPDELLPGGRIREGDAWLFPNLLPLDRYAAVCVMGRDHYIGPGGFTPAIIRDGFTAARSFVRSVARHDRDVRFFSINWNYMPPSGSSIVHPHLQVNCGQIPTAQLGAQTAASRVYLQEHRRLFWDDFMEAERASGGRFLREIGPTFWTLNFAPQGALPDLWCIFKECRTLLEWKDEERDAFLEGLVAALRYFDHEGLYSFNVSVFSGRENEHFRVNARVTPRLLLREIGNSDQTYTQVLHREPCSLRPPESVRDTVSRVFEEALSGL; this is translated from the coding sequence ATGCCGATTGCTTTTAAAAGAATCAAGGACTGTATGCGGCTGAAGAACCCCTTCAAGGGGTTTTCGATGGATGAAATCCCTTTCGAGATTCGCTGGGACCCCCTGACGGGCCATTCGACGCGAATCTTCGACCTGCCCTACCGGCCCATTCAGAGGCCGGATTTCGATGAACTGGTCAGAAGATCGCTCGAGGCGCCCTGCCCCTTCTGTCCGGAATCGGTCGCGGCGTCGACGCCCCTCTATCCGGATGAACTCCTCCCCGGAGGAAGGATCCGCGAAGGGGACGCGTGGCTGTTCCCGAACCTTCTGCCCCTGGACCGCTACGCCGCGGTGTGCGTCATGGGGAGGGACCATTATATCGGACCCGGGGGCTTTACGCCCGCGATCATCAGGGACGGGTTCACGGCCGCGCGGAGCTTCGTTCGAAGCGTAGCCCGGCATGACCGGGATGTTCGGTTCTTCTCGATCAACTGGAACTACATGCCGCCTTCCGGATCGAGCATCGTCCACCCGCATCTCCAGGTGAACTGCGGACAGATCCCCACAGCGCAGCTCGGTGCGCAGACCGCGGCAAGCCGGGTCTATCTCCAGGAACACCGCCGTCTGTTCTGGGATGACTTCATGGAGGCCGAAAGGGCCTCCGGCGGGCGTTTCCTGAGGGAGATCGGCCCGACCTTCTGGACTTTGAACTTCGCCCCCCAAGGTGCGTTGCCCGATCTGTGGTGCATTTTCAAGGAGTGCCGGACCCTGCTGGAATGGAAGGATGAGGAGCGTGATGCTTTCCTGGAAGGGCTCGTAGCCGCTCTGCGGTATTTCGATCACGAGGGCCTTTACAGCTTCAACGTGTCGGTGTTTTCAGGCAGGGAAAACGAACACTTCCGCGTGAATGCCCGGGTTACGCCGCGCCTTCTCCTGCGGGAGATCGGGAACAGCGACCAGACGTACACGCAGGTGCTCCATCGGGAGCCCTGCTCCCTCCGGCCGCCGGAATCCGTCCGGGACACCGTGTCGCGCGTTTTCGAGGAGGCCCTTTCCGGGCTGTGA
- a CDS encoding NIPSNAP family containing protein codes for MFFELRQYRIKDGKRERWVRLMEEKIIPFQVSKGMVFVGSFVAMDEPDLYIWIRRFESEEEAERLYEEVYQSDYWKTEIAPLSKEMLDRDRMVITRMNATDKSVIR; via the coding sequence ATGTTTTTCGAACTGCGTCAGTACCGTATCAAGGATGGCAAGCGGGAGCGCTGGGTCCGGCTGATGGAAGAGAAGATCATCCCCTTTCAGGTATCGAAAGGCATGGTCTTCGTCGGCAGTTTCGTGGCGATGGACGAGCCGGATCTCTACATCTGGATCCGCCGGTTCGAGAGTGAAGAAGAGGCCGAACGCCTCTATGAAGAGGTGTATCAGAGCGACTACTGGAAGACGGAGATCGCCCCGCTCTCCAAAGAGATGCTCGACCGCGACAGGATGGTGATCACCCGGATGAACGCGACGGACAAGTCCGTCATCCGCTGA
- a CDS encoding CBS domain containing membrane protein, giving the protein MTPMANEAYASLDISDADVMEAMKAMQGYIDITPADFREVYRVAYGLARDRVMKGLKAGQIMRTPIHVIEEDQGLADAAALLAREGISGAPVVDRDGRVVGVVSEKDFLRNMGAEPGGSFMQVIALCLQNKGCVAAPMLKRTAGEIMTSPAVTATLDISMAEISVLLSEKGINRLPIVGGDGRPVGIVTRSDLVEAFCRIE; this is encoded by the coding sequence GTGACTCCGATGGCCAACGAAGCGTATGCCTCTCTCGATATCTCCGATGCCGATGTCATGGAGGCCATGAAGGCGATGCAGGGCTATATCGACATCACCCCGGCCGATTTCAGGGAGGTCTACCGGGTGGCGTACGGCCTTGCGAGGGATCGTGTCATGAAAGGCTTGAAGGCCGGGCAGATCATGAGGACCCCGATTCATGTGATCGAGGAGGATCAGGGGCTGGCCGATGCGGCGGCCCTGCTGGCCCGGGAAGGGATCTCGGGGGCGCCCGTGGTCGACCGCGACGGCCGGGTCGTCGGCGTGGTTTCGGAAAAAGACTTTCTCCGAAACATGGGCGCGGAGCCCGGGGGGTCCTTCATGCAGGTCATTGCCCTGTGTCTGCAGAACAAGGGGTGTGTGGCCGCTCCGATGCTCAAGCGGACCGCGGGGGAAATCATGACGTCGCCGGCCGTTACGGCCACGCTGGATATCTCCATGGCGGAGATATCGGTTCTGCTGAGCGAGAAGGGCATCAATCGGCTCCCGATCGTAGGGGGCGACGGCAGACCCGTCGGCATCGTCACCCGCTCGGATCTGGTCGAGGCCTTCTGCAGAATCGAATAA
- a CDS encoding HPP family protein: MSYFTKMRGHTQSPPAVGPAEILWSWVGSFLGISAVGLIHYKLLDQTSLIMIIGSFGASAVLIYGAIRSPLAQPRNLIGGHVLSAAIGVTAFQFLGGETWLSAAVAVSTAIAVMHLTKTLHPPGGATALIAVIGGDSVHGLGYLYVLVPSALGAAVMLAVAMIVNNIPKNRRYPEFWM, encoded by the coding sequence ATGAGCTATTTCACTAAAATGCGCGGGCATACCCAGAGCCCCCCCGCCGTCGGTCCTGCAGAGATCCTGTGGTCCTGGGTCGGCAGTTTCCTGGGGATCTCGGCGGTAGGGCTGATCCACTACAAACTCCTGGACCAGACATCGCTGATTATGATCATCGGGTCCTTCGGGGCCTCCGCCGTGCTCATTTACGGCGCCATCCGCAGCCCGCTCGCCCAGCCGAGGAACTTGATCGGTGGTCATGTCCTGTCGGCGGCGATCGGGGTGACGGCCTTTCAGTTTTTGGGAGGAGAGACCTGGCTCTCGGCAGCGGTCGCGGTTTCGACGGCCATTGCGGTGATGCATCTGACCAAGACCCTTCATCCTCCAGGGGGCGCCACGGCGCTGATCGCGGTGATCGGCGGCGATTCCGTGCATGGGCTGGGCTATCTCTACGTACTCGTACCGAGTGCGTTGGGTGCGGCGGTCATGCTGGCCGTGGCCATGATCGTCAACAATATACCCAAGAACCGGCGATACCCTGAATTCTGGATGTGA
- a CDS encoding conserved hypothetical protein (Evidence 4 : Unknown function but conserved in other organisms) — translation MMHKRLIKEKIYWMGAIDWDRRLFDSLIPLPDGTTYNAYLVEGSEKTALLDTVDPPMADAWAALLEDIPKLDFIVSHHAEQDHSGSIPLVLQKFPEAKVVVSPKAKPLLIDLLKIPESAFLTMEDGATLSLGDKTLRFLHTPWVHWPETMVSYLEEDRILFSCDFFGSHIATADLYVTDEGRVYEAAKRYFAEIMMPFRNVIEKNLEKLAPYDIRMIAPSHGQIYDRPAWIMDAYRQWVSGPPRNLVVLPFVSMHGSTRQMVDYLASALVEKGVRVELFNLPVTDIGNLAMALVDAATVVVGTPTVLAGPHPLAAYATFLANALRPRVQFLSIIGSYGWGGKTVETLAGMIPNLKVEVLEPILAKGLVSESHIESLERMADTIARKHREKGFV, via the coding sequence ATGATGCACAAGAGACTCATCAAGGAAAAGATCTATTGGATGGGTGCCATCGATTGGGACAGGCGCCTTTTTGACTCGCTCATCCCGCTCCCGGACGGCACGACCTACAATGCCTATCTGGTCGAAGGCAGCGAAAAGACCGCTTTGCTGGATACGGTCGATCCACCCATGGCCGATGCCTGGGCGGCGCTCCTGGAGGATATCCCGAAACTGGACTTCATCGTTTCGCATCATGCGGAACAGGATCATTCCGGCAGCATCCCCCTTGTGCTCCAGAAGTTTCCCGAGGCGAAGGTGGTTGTTTCTCCCAAGGCCAAACCCCTGTTGATCGATTTGCTGAAGATACCCGAAAGCGCCTTCTTGACGATGGAAGACGGGGCGACCTTGTCTCTGGGGGATAAGACGCTCCGGTTCCTCCACACGCCCTGGGTGCACTGGCCGGAGACCATGGTGAGCTACCTGGAGGAGGATCGGATCCTTTTCAGCTGCGATTTTTTCGGATCTCACATCGCGACGGCCGATCTGTACGTCACCGACGAGGGGCGTGTGTACGAGGCGGCCAAACGGTATTTCGCCGAGATCATGATGCCTTTCAGGAACGTGATCGAAAAGAACCTGGAAAAGCTCGCCCCGTACGATATCCGGATGATCGCCCCAAGCCACGGGCAGATATACGATCGTCCGGCCTGGATTATGGATGCCTACCGGCAGTGGGTGAGCGGTCCGCCGCGCAATCTGGTCGTTCTACCCTTTGTATCGATGCACGGGAGCACGAGGCAGATGGTCGATTATCTGGCCTCGGCCCTCGTCGAGAAAGGGGTGCGGGTGGAGTTGTTCAATCTGCCTGTCACCGACATCGGAAACCTGGCCATGGCCTTGGTGGATGCCGCCACCGTCGTCGTGGGCACGCCGACTGTCCTGGCCGGTCCGCACCCGCTTGCGGCCTATGCCACCTTCCTGGCCAACGCCCTCAGGCCGAGGGTGCAGTTCCTTTCGATTATCGGCTCCTACGGGTGGGGAGGGAAGACCGTCGAGACCCTGGCGGGGATGATCCCCAATCTGAAGGTGGAGGTATTGGAGCCCATTCTGGCCAAAGGGCTTGTTTCGGAGAGCCACATCGAGTCCTTGGAGCGCATGGCCGATACCATCGCCCGGAAGCATCGAGAGAAAGGTTTCGTTTGA